From a region of the Azospirillum formosense genome:
- a CDS encoding RNA polymerase sigma factor region1.1 domain-containing protein: MTIDDATLQRLIEKGRKHGNRLSVEQLGQDVPVETMTPEEVAVVVERLEAAGIDVELTDARLKRPRGGGDYERGAGVVTIASPAAPAVSAPGARPSEHGWADEGLGHAHGGHHGSRRAPTWDRDGVDMLPIVSVLVVALVLIIALGG, from the coding sequence ATGACGATCGACGACGCCACCCTCCAGCGCCTGATCGAGAAGGGGCGCAAGCATGGCAACCGGCTCAGCGTCGAGCAGCTCGGCCAGGACGTGCCGGTGGAGACGATGACCCCGGAGGAGGTCGCCGTGGTGGTGGAGCGGCTGGAGGCCGCGGGAATCGACGTGGAGTTGACCGACGCACGGCTGAAGCGTCCACGCGGCGGCGGCGACTACGAGCGCGGGGCCGGGGTGGTCACCATCGCCAGCCCGGCGGCCCCCGCCGTCTCCGCCCCCGGCGCCCGCCCGTCCGAACATGGCTGGGCCGACGAGGGGCTCGGCCACGCCCACGGCGGGCATCACGGCTCCCGCCGGGCGCCGACCTGGGACCGCGACGGCGTGGACATGCTGCCCATCGTCTCGGTCCTGGTCGTGGCGCTGGTGCTGATCATCGCCCTGGGC